Proteins co-encoded in one Thermodesulfobacteriota bacterium genomic window:
- a CDS encoding carbohydrate-binding domain-containing protein, with translation MALTTKIIYINLINVSLLILLSCSGGGESNGRDSLSGNPQPGDTPDLALPSGSTSPIIHTNDGNMDCYTLEYLMALASAGEINLVGIIPDSAFGGRPGLPDIWETTMYTDIVGKARRSGMINIPDPAAGPARPLAHPVSDTIEDTEPIDTPGSRLIVQQANKATPENPLVIVTGGPLTAVADAYLLDNSIDDKVVVVSVFERENDMNGYNGQLDGWAAFIVLQKFRYVQFKVSKDNAPDVFKSRLGGTEIPENELKRFMVDKDQLRVNLPDNVDIDVPPAIALMRTDYVLTTKRVSFSHWIDATNSWGNPFSKVPAFKDDPNGNALVVTSASKSIATDEWWRVLSNPAAYSGTVVQQAPFYDTPASIPGVIEAEDFDWGGKGYAFFNTFPTVWPTHRVDASNLNLEDSTDVGGGFNIKGTEPGDWLEYTVSVTSSGTYRIEARVASEESGNVFRIKFNGVDKTGAIGVPNTGGEQSWQTVTVEGVQLNAGEQVMRIEMDTGGFNLNYVNFVLVN, from the coding sequence ATGGCTCTAACAACAAAAATAATTTACATAAATCTAATTAATGTGAGTTTGTTAATACTACTATCCTGTAGCGGAGGGGGAGAAAGCAATGGGCGCGATTCGCTTTCAGGAAACCCTCAACCCGGAGACACTCCAGACCTTGCGTTACCAAGCGGCAGTACAAGCCCTATCATTCACACAAATGACGGCAATATGGATTGTTATACATTGGAGTATTTAATGGCTCTGGCAAGCGCTGGAGAGATTAATCTAGTAGGAATTATTCCAGATTCAGCATTTGGCGGAAGGCCGGGCCTGCCCGATATTTGGGAAACTACTATGTACACAGACATAGTAGGCAAGGCGCGAAGAAGCGGGATGATCAATATCCCCGATCCTGCTGCAGGTCCTGCAAGACCCCTTGCGCATCCTGTCTCTGACACAATTGAAGATACGGAACCTATTGATACCCCAGGCAGTCGCCTGATCGTACAACAAGCAAACAAAGCTACACCAGAAAACCCATTGGTTATAGTTACAGGTGGTCCTCTGACCGCAGTGGCAGATGCTTATCTGTTGGACAACAGTATTGATGACAAAGTCGTAGTTGTTTCTGTTTTTGAGAGAGAGAATGACATGAACGGTTATAATGGGCAGTTAGACGGATGGGCTGCTTTTATAGTGCTCCAAAAGTTTAGGTATGTACAATTTAAGGTATCTAAAGACAATGCTCCAGACGTTTTTAAATCAAGGCTGGGAGGAACAGAAATACCTGAGAATGAGCTAAAGCGTTTTATGGTTGATAAGGACCAGCTTCGTGTTAATCTTCCTGACAATGTTGATATTGATGTACCGCCTGCCATAGCTTTAATGAGGACTGATTATGTACTCACAACCAAACGGGTTTCGTTCAGTCACTGGATAGATGCAACCAATTCATGGGGGAATCCTTTCTCGAAGGTACCAGCTTTCAAAGATGATCCTAATGGTAACGCATTGGTAGTCACTAGCGCTAGTAAATCTATAGCAACGGATGAATGGTGGCGAGTCCTATCAAACCCTGCGGCATATAGTGGAACGGTAGTACAACAGGCTCCCTTTTATGATACACCTGCTAGTATTCCAGGTGTTATTGAGGCGGAAGACTTTGACTGGGGTGGGAAAGGTTATGCCTTTTTTAATACGTTCCCTACTGTTTGGCCAACGCATCGGGTAGATGCCTCAAATTTGAATCTTGAGGATTCTACAGACGTAGGAGGGGGTTTTAATATTAAGGGAACAGAGCCTGGGGATTGGTTGGAATACACCGTGAGTGTTACTTCCTCGGGCACTTACAGGATAGAAGCGCGTGTGGCTTCGGAGGAGAGTGGTAATGTCTTTCGGATCAAATTTAATGGAGTAGATAAGACGGGTGCAATAGGAGTACCCAACACGGGTGGAGAGCAAAGCTGGCAGACTGTAACGGTAGAAGGGGTGCAGTTAAATGCTGGTGAGCAGGTGATGAGGATAGAAATGGACACAGGTGGCTTTAATCTAAATTATGTTAACTTTGTTTTGGTTAACTAA
- the rfbF gene encoding glucose-1-phosphate cytidylyltransferase — MKVVILAGGYGSRISEESGVQPKPMVEVGNRPILWHIMKIYSAFGFNDFVICCGYRGYVIKEYFSNYFLHMSDVTFDMKNNNMEVHRNGVEPWRVTLVDTGEKTMTGGRLKRVEKFLDKETFCFTYGDGVSDVNIKQLIEFHRKQDTLATLTAVQMPGRFGTFTLREEQTKVSNFREKRRDEGAWLNGGFFVLEPGVIDYIRNDSTVWELEPLQRLAQNGQLSAYRHKGFWQPMDTLRDKYVLEELWASENPPWKI; from the coding sequence ATGAAAGTAGTAATCCTTGCTGGTGGGTATGGCTCACGCATCAGTGAAGAGAGTGGCGTTCAACCCAAACCGATGGTGGAAGTCGGAAACAGACCGATTTTGTGGCATATCATGAAAATCTATTCTGCCTTCGGTTTCAATGACTTCGTCATCTGTTGTGGATACAGGGGCTATGTCATCAAAGAGTACTTTTCCAATTATTTCCTCCACATGTCCGATGTTACGTTTGACATGAAAAATAACAATATGGAAGTTCATCGAAATGGAGTTGAGCCTTGGAGGGTTACATTAGTCGATACAGGTGAAAAGACAATGACTGGCGGACGACTTAAACGTGTTGAGAAATTTCTTGATAAGGAAACTTTCTGTTTTACCTATGGCGATGGTGTGAGTGATGTAAATATAAAACAGCTAATAGAATTTCACAGGAAGCAAGATACCTTGGCTACATTAACAGCAGTTCAGATGCCAGGTCGATTTGGAACTTTCACTTTGAGGGAAGAACAAACTAAAGTTTCGAATTTTAGGGAAAAGCGACGAGATGAGGGGGCGTGGCTAAATGGTGGGTTTTTCGTATTGGAACCAGGTGTAATAGACTACATAAGGAATGATTCGACTGTGTGGGAGCTGGAGCCGCTGCAAAGGTTAGCACAAAACGGCCAACTATCAGCTTACAGGCATAAAGGATTTTGGCAACCTATGGATACTTTAAGAGACAAGTACGTTCTTGAAGAGCTTTGGGCTTCTGAAAATCCACCTTGGAAGATTTGA
- a CDS encoding glycosyltransferase family 4 protein produces MRIAFLTLEFVTEYLDGGGIGNYLNRVSAALSRLGHEVEIFTRAERDGTSTHHGIPVHRVRSEVPQWLTRLFDLFPRRFRIPRTLATLRVAHRLRSVFLRRHKEAPFDVVQVPQFNAPGLFLSLNSPVPVVTRISNYEPAWRKAEGALPALDRRLSEWLELLAMRRSAGVYSPSRCLAQVIREHVGLSIDVIPPPMFIETEMTDESVYARNLANLRYLLFFGWITRLKGLYVLVEALRTVMPRCPDMHFVFVGQARWEAVQKILPPHAERIHYLSPLPHPQLYPIIRHSRGVVLPSLIDNLPNACLESMALGRPVIGTRGASFDELLVDGESGFLVEPGDHHGLADAMLRLWALPDSQLDRMGEMGKRSLGRYSPEVACAQLEQFMSGILASATQEPRAWRISNK; encoded by the coding sequence ATGAGGATTGCATTTCTAACTCTTGAGTTTGTTACCGAATACCTAGACGGTGGTGGTATTGGGAACTACTTGAACCGCGTATCCGCCGCACTTTCTAGGCTCGGCCATGAGGTCGAGATTTTTACCCGTGCAGAACGCGATGGAACAAGCACCCACCATGGGATCCCGGTGCACCGCGTCCGTTCCGAAGTTCCCCAGTGGCTGACGCGTCTGTTCGATCTGTTCCCCCGGCGGTTTCGCATCCCGAGAACCCTTGCTACTCTGAGAGTCGCTCACCGACTTCGCAGCGTGTTCCTACGCCGTCACAAGGAAGCACCCTTTGACGTGGTCCAGGTGCCCCAGTTCAATGCGCCTGGACTGTTCTTATCCTTGAATAGCCCGGTTCCAGTGGTAACCCGCATATCCAATTATGAACCGGCGTGGCGTAAGGCAGAGGGAGCCCTACCTGCACTAGACCGCCGATTGTCCGAATGGTTGGAGCTTCTGGCAATGCGCCGCAGCGCCGGTGTTTACTCTCCTAGCAGATGCTTGGCGCAAGTCATCCGTGAACACGTGGGACTGAGTATAGATGTGATACCTCCGCCTATGTTCATAGAGACGGAAATGACGGACGAGTCGGTTTACGCCCGGAACCTGGCGAACCTACGTTACCTCCTGTTCTTTGGTTGGATTACTCGGCTCAAGGGCCTTTACGTACTGGTTGAGGCGTTGCGTACGGTAATGCCACGCTGTCCAGATATGCATTTCGTTTTCGTAGGGCAGGCTCGGTGGGAAGCGGTTCAGAAGATTCTACCTCCCCATGCGGAGCGCATCCACTACCTTAGCCCACTGCCCCACCCACAGCTTTACCCCATCATCAGGCATTCCCGGGGCGTCGTTCTGCCATCACTGATTGATAATCTACCGAATGCTTGCCTGGAGTCAATGGCGCTGGGCCGCCCGGTAATCGGAACGCGAGGAGCCAGTTTCGACGAGTTGCTGGTCGATGGAGAGAGTGGCTTCCTCGTCGAGCCCGGCGACCACCACGGACTGGCAGACGCAATGCTAAGATTGTGGGCGCTGCCGGACAGCCAACTGGACAGGATGGGGGAGATGGGCAAGAGGTCTCTCGGTCGCTACAGCCCTGAGGTGGCATGTGCTCAGCTAGAGCAGTTCATGTCCGGTATTTTGGCAAGTGCAACCCAGGAGCCACGGGCATGGCGAATAAGTAATAAGTAA
- a CDS encoding glycosyltransferase family 2 protein translates to MHTPVAFIIFNRPDTTERVFAEIARAKPSKLLVIADGPRDDHPEDAETCAAARSIIERIDWKCELFKDYSDINLGCGKRPATGISWVFEHVEEAIILEDDCVPHPTFFRYCEELLKRYRDDERIVQICGNNFQFGKRRSSLSYFFSWHNICWGWASWRRAWRHFDIGLKLWPMLRNSPWLLDIVGDLRAVAYWQDKFDRAYASAGNIDYWDYQWTFACWSQNGLSILPNTTLISNVGFGVEATHTKSANNKLANLPAGEMIFPLQHPPYVVRNSEADQFFVEQVVIPKQSESQNIYRWLHSKVSPFIPRPIRKAISSTLLSR, encoded by the coding sequence ATGCATACTCCTGTAGCTTTTATAATATTCAATCGTCCAGATACTACTGAGCGGGTATTTGCGGAAATCGCCCGGGCCAAGCCGTCGAAGCTGTTAGTCATAGCTGATGGGCCGCGGGATGATCATCCCGAAGACGCGGAAACATGCGCTGCGGCGCGTTCCATTATTGAGCGCATAGATTGGAAATGTGAGCTGTTCAAGGACTATTCTGATATAAATTTAGGGTGCGGGAAACGGCCCGCCACAGGAATTAGCTGGGTTTTTGAGCATGTAGAGGAGGCAATCATCCTGGAGGATGATTGTGTACCACATCCTACTTTTTTCCGTTATTGTGAGGAGCTACTGAAGAGATATCGTGATGATGAAAGGATAGTACAGATTTGCGGAAATAATTTCCAGTTCGGCAAGAGACGGAGCTCCCTTAGTTACTTCTTTTCTTGGCATAACATATGTTGGGGTTGGGCCTCCTGGCGCAGAGCTTGGCGGCATTTTGATATAGGATTGAAACTATGGCCCATGCTTCGTAATTCACCATGGTTGCTCGATATTGTCGGGGACCTAAGAGCTGTTGCTTATTGGCAAGATAAATTTGATCGAGCCTACGCTAGCGCCGGAAATATTGACTATTGGGATTACCAATGGACCTTTGCCTGTTGGTCTCAGAATGGACTTTCGATCTTGCCTAACACAACACTCATTTCTAATGTTGGATTTGGTGTGGAAGCCACTCACACAAAATCTGCAAACAATAAACTTGCCAATCTTCCTGCCGGCGAGATGATCTTCCCACTCCAGCACCCACCCTATGTTGTGAGAAACAGCGAGGCTGACCAGTTTTTTGTTGAGCAGGTAGTTATTCCTAAGCAATCTGAATCTCAGAATATTTATAGATGGCTCCATAGCAAAGTGTCGCCTTTTATCCCACGGCCAATAAGAAAGGCAATTTCTTCAACGCTGTTGAGTAGGTAA